TGGAGAGGTGGTCGAAGGCCGAATGCCGACGCACCGCCGCGACGGTCCCGACGGCCAGGGCGAGCAGGACCGACACGGTGAACGACACCCCGGTCAGCAGGAGAGTGGTCGGGATGCGCTCGCCGATGGCCTCCAGCACGGGGCGCCCGGTGTTGAACGATGCGCCCCAGTCGCCGGTCAGCATCCCGCCGAGCCAGCGCAGGTACTGGATCCAGATGGGGTCGTCCAGTCCGTAGCGGCCGCGGAGCCGCTCGATCTGGGCGGCGCTGGCCTGGCTGCCGGCGCCTTCCCCGGCCGCCATGGGGCCGCCCGGCGTCATCTGGAGCAGCGCGAAGACGATGACGCTGATGCCCAGCAGCAGGGGGACCGCCTGCAGGCAGCGCCGCACCAGATAGGAGGTCATCCGCCGGCCCCCTCCGCGGACCCGAGCGTCCAGCCGGCGCTGCTGGCCGTGGTCCACATGCCGTCCCAGTAATCGATCTCGACACCGTCCAGGCCGGTGTTCCACGCGTAGCCGACGGCGGAGGCGTAGACCGGGATGGCGACGCGGTCCTCCGTGAAGATGCGGTCGGCTTCGCGCAGGGCCTCCTTGCGCGCCTCCGGGTCCATGGTCGTGGCGGCTTCGCGCTCCAGCGCGTCGAACTCGTCGTCGGACCAATGGGAGTAGGAGAAGCCGACGGGGTTCTCTTCGGTGGGGATGTAGCCGGTGGTGAAGACCTCCATCCAGATGGCGGGGTCGGGGAAGTGCCCGTCGCGGCTCATCGCGATGTCGAAGTCGCCGGTGGCGAGCAGACCGCCCTTGTCCCGGCTGTCGAACAGCGAGTTGGACGGAACGTTCTCGATGACCAGCTCGATCCCGATGTCCTTCATGTCCTGCTGGATGGTCTGCTGGTAGAGGGCGCGCGTCTGGTCGCCGGAGATCGTCTGGAACGTCAGCCGGGCGGGCACTCCGTCCTTTTCGCGGATGCCGCCGTCGCCGACCTCCCACCCCGCGTCGTCGAGCACGGCACGCGCCTCGTCGGGGTCGTGGGGAGAGGGCTCCCGGTGGGCCGAGCCGAAACCGGCGTAGAGGAAGGACCCGCTGAGGGTGCCGAACCCGCCCAGCACGTCGTCGATGATCGACCGGCGGTCCAGTCCCAGGTCGATGGCCTCGCGAACGGCGGGGTCACCGAGGACCGGGTGCGGTTCGTCGAGGTCGCCGCCGTCGGAGTGGTTCAGCCACAGCCATTCCACGATTCCGGTCGTCTCCGGCTGTGTGGCGACCGTGACGGGCGCGCCCGCCTCCTCGGCTTCGCTCAGCTCGGCCAGGTCGCCCGCGGTGAAGAAGAAGACACTGTCGTACTGACCGCTGGTGAAGCCGCTGAGCGCGGCCTGCTTGTCCGGGGTGATCTTGAGGGTGACCCCGTCCAGTGCGGGCTGTTCGGGATCGCGCCAGTAGTCGTCGTTGGCCGTCAGCGTGATCTGGTTGCCCGACTGCCAGTCCTCGTACGCGAACGGCCCGGTGCCCAGGGGCAGCCGCGCCTGGGGGTCGTCGGTCCGGACCGCGCTGGACTCGAACATGTGCTCGGGGAGGACCTGCTGGAAGAGGTTGAGGTAGCCGGGCTGCGGCTCCTTCATCGTCACCTCCAGCGTCAGTTCGTCCACCACCTCGGTGGAGTCGATGGACGCGTACTCCGGGTCGGGGAACGCGGCCGCGTCGGGATCCTGCGCGACCTCTGCGGTGAACGCCAGGTCGTCGGCCGTCAGCGCTTCGCCGTCGGACCAGGTGATCCCTTCGCGCAGGGTGTAGGTCACGGTGAGTCCGTCCTGGCTGACCCCGCCGTTGTCGGCGGTGGGGACCGTCTCGGCGAGGAGCGGCTCGTGGGTGCCGTCGGCCTTGATCAGGAACAGCGGTTCCACCACGAACGCATCGGAGATGTCGGATCCGCTCTGGTTGCTGAACATCGGGCTGAGGACGCCCGGTTCCTGGATGAGGGCGATGACGGCCGTGGAACCGGGGGAGCCCGCTCCTCCCGGCGCGCAGCCGGCCGCGGTGAGGACGAGCGCGCCGACGGCCGCGGACACCGCGCGTGCGGGCAATGGGAAGAGTCGTGATGGTCGCTGCCGTGCTGACATGGCGAACCTCCTGGTGGTGCGGCACGGGGGAATCGGCCGTCGGGACGGCCGGAGGGCGCCGATTCGCTATCGGTCGGCGGGGTGGGGAGCGGTCGCACCAGGTGATGCGTTGTCGGCGCCGGGGCGTCGCTCCGGTCGGCCTACCTCGGGGGCCGGATCGACTGGGGTGTCCAGGCGTCGTCGCGGTACCAGGGGCGGGCGGTCTCGACGGCGTGGGCGACGCGGGCGGCGAGCCGCTCGGCGTAGGCCGGCGCGGCGACCTGCACCGAGGTCGGTACGCCGGTCGCGGCGATCCCGCTCTGAACGGCGAAGACGGGGAGACGGCTCGCCATGTTGAACGGGATGGTCAGCGGGATCTGCAGGTGGTGCACGAGGTCGACGGCGGTGCCGTCCAC
This sequence is a window from Spinactinospora alkalitolerans. Protein-coding genes within it:
- a CDS encoding peptide ABC transporter substrate-binding protein codes for the protein MPARAVSAAVGALVLTAAGCAPGGAGSPGSTAVIALIQEPGVLSPMFSNQSGSDISDAFVVEPLFLIKADGTHEPLLAETVPTADNGGVSQDGLTVTYTLREGITWSDGEALTADDLAFTAEVAQDPDAAAFPDPEYASIDSTEVVDELTLEVTMKEPQPGYLNLFQQVLPEHMFESSAVRTDDPQARLPLGTGPFAYEDWQSGNQITLTANDDYWRDPEQPALDGVTLKITPDKQAALSGFTSGQYDSVFFFTAGDLAELSEAEEAGAPVTVATQPETTGIVEWLWLNHSDGGDLDEPHPVLGDPAVREAIDLGLDRRSIIDDVLGGFGTLSGSFLYAGFGSAHREPSPHDPDEARAVLDDAGWEVGDGGIREKDGVPARLTFQTISGDQTRALYQQTIQQDMKDIGIELVIENVPSNSLFDSRDKGGLLATGDFDIAMSRDGHFPDPAIWMEVFTTGYIPTEENPVGFSYSHWSDDEFDALEREAATTMDPEARKEALREADRIFTEDRVAIPVYASAVGYAWNTGLDGVEIDYWDGMWTTASSAGWTLGSAEGAGG